In the genome of Microcoleus vaginatus PCC 9802, the window TTTTAGCATTAGACACCAGAGCGTGGGAAATTGGCAAAACTAAGGCGTGTTGAATGCGGAGTTGATCGAGTCGCCACAGTGTATCTAAGGTGACAGTCACACTGCCTTCGATCGAATTTTCAACGGGCACAACTGAATAGTCAACCTGCCCTACGGCCGATGCCTCTAGCGCTTGGGAAATGGTGGAATAAGGACACAGGGTGCATTCCAAGTTAGTTTCCAAGCTCAACCAATTGACATAAGCTAGAGCCGCTGTTTCTGCATTTGTACCAACAGGGCCGAGATGTGCGATCGAAATTTTCATTTAGAGGCAATTTTAGGTTACAAATGTTTGCTTTACTCTCATCAGCTAGGAAGTATGATGAAAAATTAGCAATGTCCCGAAAGCTTTTATCGGTGATTTCTCGGATGACATTGCTGGGTACACGACTTAGTGCGCGACTTATGTCACCTTAGAAAAGGTGATACTTTATTAAGATATGCTTAGGAATCCTATATTTTGATATCTTCTCATGTATATACGCTTTAATGCTTCCCAATCGGTTGAGATCTCGGTACCAGAGGAACGGGTTCCCATTCAACATTATCTGCGCCAGCCGAGGCGACTGGTGAACGCCCTTGTCGATCAAAGTCGCACAGAACAGCTAAGCGATGACTGTTTCCGCCTAAAAATGCGACCGTTACAATTTATGATGCTGAGCCTTCAACCCACAGTAGACATGAGGGTGTGGGCGCAGTCGGACGGTACAATCAATTTGGAGTCCGTCGCGTGCGAAATTCGCGGCGTGGGTTATATCAACGATCGCTTTGCTCTCAATCTCAAAGGACAGCTTTGTGTACACCAAAGCAGCGGGGTAGCATACTTGAAGGGAAAAGCGGATTTGGAAGTGCAAGTAGAGTTACCGCCGCCGTTTTGGCTGACGCCCAAGCCCATTTTAGAAGCAACAGGCAATGCTTTGCTCAAGAGCGTACTGATGAGCGTCAAACAGCGGTTGATGCACCAGTTGCTCTCCGATTACCGTCGGTGGGCAAGCAGCGAAAGTGAGCTAAAATCGCTCGAGATCCCCCCAATCTTATCTTTAGAAGGGTGAAATCCTACTAGAGAACTTGTTAATTAATGTATAGGGATATGTAGGCACAAATCAGGTCTCTTACCCAAATATTAGTTAGACGCTCGAATTGGGTACCTGGAGCTTTGTTTGAACTAGCCCGCACGGATAGATAGCTGCCTGTCAGTCAAGATCGATTTGAGTGAGCCCCCCATGTTCATCGTCTTCGATGATTCCCACGCCCCCAGGCCAAGCAGTAGACCTGTTTTTTGAAACTTCGTCCTTTTGGCGGAGGTCCCGCTGCGGTGGCTTGATTATTTTGCCCGGTTGATTCGTGGCGCCCACCCCAATTCTGATTTTTGGCCCGGAATTGCCCAAGCGAATTGTCATCCCGTCCACAACTGACACCTGAGCGATCGGTCTATCATCTACATAAGTGCCGTTAGCACCAAAATTAATAATTTCCCAGCCATTGGCGTGATTCCACAGCTCTACATGGTGGCGGGAAACTACAGCGCTGTAAATAATTACATCATTGTCGTTCGATCGACCGATCCGAACCACCGGTTCTGATTCAAAACACCAACTTTGAACCGCGACAGACTGGATAGGATGTAAAAGAGTTAAGGTAATCACTGATGTTTAGACACTCCACCGCCAGACAGAAACGGGGATACTTCCAGAGAGATTTTTTGGGAGAAAACTGCAAAAAATTTGATTTTTAAAGGCGTCGTCAGTGGGCCCTGATTCCCTCGCTCTGCCGTAAAAGTTGAACTTTTGGCTGCTTGAGGCATTGGAACAAACTTTTGATGGTTAGCTTTTGGCGCAGGCGCAAATTTTTGCTGTCCTCGGTAACCACCAAACACGATGTTCTTAATCGGGTGAACGTCGCAGTGATTGACAGCGGTCTTAACCGCTTGATTAATGTGGTCTGGGAGGGAGCGATTGTTCGCATGGGTGAGCCGCTCAATTTGAGCGGCCAAATCACCCTTTTCCCGCTGACGAACCAGAGAATTTAACTCAGACCCGCGCTGGTTGCAGCCCTGATTCGAGTTCTCGATCGGGCGACAGTCAACGATCGAGGAATCGCTGTTTGTAAAGAAAGAAGTTAACCAATTATTAATGCTGGGGTCTCTAGATAAAATACTTGTTGGTTGTATCAAACAGCATAGGTCTTTTTGAGTTGCTAACATTTTCCTTATTGATGCGATACCTTTAAAATACAATGCTTTGAGCAGCACTGGAATTTTGAGCGACAACACATCAATCTCTCATAGCGAAAATACAGATCGACCTTCCTCGCGCGCGCCGGCCCAAAATGCGATCGGCAATTAGTCGCAGGGCGAGCGGGAAGGCCAAACTTCAGCTCAAATCTGACTCGGGCGGCTCCGGGTTCGGCTCTGGCGGGACAGATTCTTGTCTTTGCCGCTTCAACTCTGCAACTTTTTCTTGAGCTACATCCCTGACTTCTAGAGCTTTATCTTGGAATTTTTCCGCCAGACTTTGAGCGCCCCGCTTCACACCTGCCACATTTTTGAGAGTTCTGTCGAAATCTTCCTGTAAAAACTCTGCTACCAGACCGACTTTTTTGTGCAGTCCCTCCGCGTACTGCACTGGCTCCGATACAGCAGCTTCAGAGACGATCGCCCGCTTGCTGCCGATGGTCGAAATAGCTGCCACAGGTAACAAGTAAATGTCGTCTAAAACACCGCGCCAGCCGCTCGATTTAAATAGGTAGTGGGTGACTGAACCCGTGCGGACATCGAATAGGTAGTCAACCACTGCACCTGCCTGATTCCCAGCGTCCGTGAGCACCTCAAGCCCGATCGGACAAACAGCTTGTTCCGGCTGATGCAATTCCGGCAGTTCCGGGTTAATGGTGACAAAAACATTTTCCCCCACCGTATCAACTTGCGCCCAAGCGAACCAAGTTTTTTTGCTGCCCAAAAGTCCCGACTTGCAAGTAAAGCCGATCGCCCGCTGGGAGTGAGCATCGAGCCAAACCCGATCTACCCTGCCGACCTCTTCCGCCGTTCTGCGGTCGATCGTGCGGCGGTTGAGCAGTTCGCTGCGCCTAACAATCTGTGGTGATGTACTCATAAATAAACTCCTGAGTGCCGCCTTTGAAAAATGTCTATCGTCCAAAGAAGCCGATTTAATATTCTTCTTCCGAATAATGGCGATTATTATCTGCCTCGGTTAACTCCTCCTCTTCCCTGGAAGTGCCAACTTCTTTTTGGTCGGGAACAGGAATCGTGCTAATTTGCACGCCGCCCGAGGGAGCGTGAATTTCCTTAGCCTCCCTTGGCTTGACGCTAATTTGTCCTAACTGGACTGAGGACTGATTTGGGCCTACGTTGATTTGAATTTTCGGACCTGAGCGAGCCAAGTGAACGATCAGACCGTCCACAATGGGAACCTTAGCGATCGGCTTACCATCGAGGTAAGTGCCATTGGTACCTAAATTGATCAGTTCCCAAGTTATGCCGCTGCGCCGCAATTCGATGTGGCGACGAGAAACCACAGCGCTAAAAAGAACGACGTGGTTTTCGGTCGAGCGCCCGATCCGGACGACCTGCTCGTCTTCAAAGATCCAACTGCGGACGGGTATAGACTGGAGTGGATGTAGCAAGGTCAGCTTAATCACATTGGCAGCATTGAGTTTTGGTAGAGCGCCTCAAGATGCGATTTTAGATTTTAGACTTTCGATCGCCCAATCCAAACTCGCTCTAAGAGATTTGAAATAAAAACGTAACCAGGTCTCCTTTGCCCAGAGAGATGCGGTCTCCCGGTCGCAACCGGTGGCGGTTTCCCTTGGGTAGCGGAGTATTGTTGACGTAAGTGCCGTTAGAACTGCCTACATCTTCTAGGTAGCAAGCATCTCCCTCCACCCGGAGATTTGCGTGTACCCGAGAAACTATCTCAGAATTAGCAAATCCCGAAACATCAATATCCGGCGGTACTAAGTCATTTGGCTTGCCTATGTGAACCACAGAGAGACTGTGAGGCAATTCCATCGGCGTATTTGTCTGAACGTGTAGCAGGCGCGCCGACTGCTGTTGCAGTTGAGTTTTAGCTACACCTGCTGGCTGTGGGCCCGGAACCGGAGGAGAGATATTTACTGGTGTTGCCACCGATTCAGTTGTAACAGGAACCGAGGGCGAAGGCGGGGGATCTGGAATCGTCGGAATGCTGGCGGGACTTTTTTCCAAGTTGAGTCCCTTATTCAGGGTAACTAGAGGTTCGGCCATCAGGGGAGCGGGTGGCACTAAATCCGGCGCCGGTGACGATACCACTGTGGGGCCTACAGGCGAGGGGGACGGTACTGTCACCTCAACTTCTGGAACTATGGAACCCGGACGCAAGTTAAAGCCACACTGGCCGCAAAATGCTGCATCTGTCTGAACTGCTGCACCGCAGTTCGAGCAACTTGCGGTAACAGGTAAAGGCGTGTAGCAAGCCTCACACTGGCTGGCCCCGTCGGGGTTCTGGTGATTGCAATTGGGACAGACAATCATCGATTTCTCCTTGCTATCGGCCAGATTTTCAAATCAGCCTCATAAAAATACTCGTGTATATGGTCAAATTTTAACTTTAACCGCCACAATTCTTATATTGCTTCGCTAATACTAGCAACTGAGCTGACGCCGTGACGTTAGCTGTGATGGGCAAGATTGAGTTAGTGATAATGCTGACTGTGTTGGCACGCTTGCGGCTCTGTCGGCTATTTTACTGCTTGGCCAGCCGCCGCATCGAGCAGCCACCAAAGTTCGCCCTCTGGTTGAACGAGTCTGGCTGGATAGGTCATTTCGTCGGCTGCGGGGGCAAAAATTTGAGCTAGGGCCGGTTGTTTGCTGGCTCCTGCGACCATGAACATGACGCACCGGGCCCGGTTGATTAAGGGGACTGTAAAGGTAATGCGGGGTTGACCGTCTTTGTTGCCGACAGTTACTAGGGCATCCCGGACTTCCAAGGCTGCTGTGCCGGGAAATAGAGAGGCGGTGTGGGCGTCGTCTCCTATGCCCAATAAAATGATGTCGAAGGCAGGAAACTCGCCCTCGGATACTTTGAAGAACTGCTGTAATTCGGTTTGGTGTGCCGCAGCGTCGGCTGCGGGGTCGCCGGCGCCTGTGGGCATGGGGTGGATGTTGCTGGCGGGGATATTCACTCGATCGAGCCACGCGAGGCGCGCCATTTTTTGATTGCTGTCTGGGTGTTCTGGGGGAACGTAGCGTTCGTCGCCCCAGAAAACGTGAATTTTGTCCCAAGGCAGGTCTTGGGCTGCGATCGCTCTGTAGAGCGGTTCCGGTGTGCTTCCGCCCGCTGCGGCGATCGTACAAAGTCCGCGTTCTGCTATGGCTTCTGAGATTTTCGACAGCACAATCTCCAGCGATCGATCTATTAGTTGTTCCCGATTTGCTAATACTTCAACTACTTTTTTCATTCATTTCCTCTCAACTTTCCTTGGGGGTTATTCTCAGCAATTGCCAATTTTACCTTAACATTTTGGTTTGAGGTCGATCTACTGACAGACCCGGCAGGCCTGGCACCGCATCGCATAACATTTTATCATCTTATGCCCCTTGATTTGAGGAAAGCAAGACATATTTCTACCAGTGCTTTATGGATTTTCACCCGTTGCATTGAGCTTTCGCAACTTTCAATCAAAAGTTTGATCGTACTCGGAGCATCTCTGCAGAAAGTAAAAAGCGTTTTTTGGGAATCCGATCCGTCCCGCACAGCAAAGTCTATAAATATAGCGAGCCGGACGATCGCACACCGGCAGTAAAAGCCAAACCGAGATGCTCCCGATCGCACTTACCCCGGCATAGCAAAAATAATCAAGATTGATGTGGTAGAGTAGGAAAAATAGTTTTAAATCCGCACGCTCGGATGGAAGCAAAACTATGTCAAGTTTTAAGCGATTTCCTACATCTGTCCGCTATCTGATAGCGCGGTTGCGCCACTGGACCCAACCGGCGGTTTGGGCTCCCCTAGCCGTACTCTGTGCAGGGGGGTTATTTATCTGGGAGGTCTCTGTAAATCCAGAAAGGTTGAGCATAGATGGCGAAGAAGAACCAGCCTCAAACTCTCCAGCTTCGCTATCGGGGCTATCGGCTGAAGATACCGCCATTGCGGCTGAAATCGACAGCTTACCAGTGCTAGTCAATCAGTTTAATGGCTCTACTGCTTCTGAAGTGAACTTGTTAAATTCATCAGTAGTAAAAAGCAAAGGTTTATTCGAGGAACTTCGATCTCGGGGCTTAGAAACTCCTCAGCCATCTTCAGCCCCCAAGCGGGTAGGAAGCAGCGGATTTTTGCCTGTGCCAAATTTAGCAACTCCTGCTGTCGATGATGCCGGAAACAATAACCCTCAAAATTCCAGCTTGCCAAGTTCAAACGCAACATCAGCATTGAGTTTATCGGGCAGTGGGAGAGTGACTTCCGGGATAAAAACGATCCAGCCTGAGTCTGGGGGTACAGCGACAGCAACTTTATCGCAGGCGTCGAGTGATGCTAATTCAGATAAACAAAACGAAAATTCTCTGCCTTTGAGTCCGCTGCAAGCAGCTATGAAAAAATACGTCGTTGCTAACACTTCGGCAACGGCGGCTTCGGCTGAGAAAACAGCAGACTCGGCTACATTGCTCGATCGACCGGCTTCCGATCCAGCAGCAGTAAATGCGACAAATTTGCTCCCAACGACCGCTAAAGCTCAAGCTGGAGCAAATCCTGTGAATGTTCCCACAGCACTTCCCCCACTTGTGGCTCCAACAACTACTGTGAGCAAGGAATCTCAAGAATTCTTAAAACCGACTGCTACAGTCCCTGAATCATTGGCGGGGTTAACTTCCCGAGTACCGACCCTCCCCGAAATTAATGCAGGGGCTGCAACGGTGGCTTTGCCGAAAAATCCCTACCAAACTAATTTATCTGGCTCAGGCTTCGCACCTGAAGTTCAACCTGTGGCACTTCCAGTAGCCATACCTTCGCCAACACCTCTACTTCCAAATGTCGATCCATCTCCCTTTCCAAGTGGGATTGGGGGAAGCAAGATAATTAGCCCTCAATTCTCTCCCAATGCAGCGAATTCTCAATTTCAAACAGCTCCACCGAGTCAGCTTAATTTGCCGGAGCCACCTAACTTTGGAGTGGTTCCCCAAAATACAAATCAGGGCGTGCAGCCCATTCAACCTCAACCTTTTTCTACACCCCGCTCCCTGCGTCCGGGACGCTACATTGGCGGTGGCGAAATCAATACTTTTTCTAATCCTTAAATGAAGGAAGTTCGGCCACGAAAACTATATTATCAATTCCCAATACTTAGGCTACGCGGTTCCTGCCCTTGGACTTAGGTTCTCCTCAGGCTAGTCGAAGAGCTCGCGTAGTTGAAGGGCAGGGAGCCGAAGGCAGTGGAAGGGCAGTACAAGTTCCGAATTACCCATTGCCAATGTTAGTGGTAAAACTTACCTAGCGGCTGCCCGCACCAACAACAATCCCCCGATTCCCAAGCCAAACATTATCGGCAGCCAAGCCGACAGAATCGGAGTCAAAACAGCTTTCACGCCCATAGAACTCGTGATGAAAGAAAATACGTAGTAAGTAAAAATCACAATTACGCTAATACCAAAACTCGTTCCTCGACCGGAGCGGCGCGGTTGAGTTCCCAAAGCGGCTCCCACTAAACCAAATACCATGCACACGAAAGGAAAAGCATATTTTTCTTGAATTCGCACCTTTAATTTGCGAATTTGCGGTTCGTCGCCGCTGTTTTTAATGATATCTAAACGCTCTAAAGCTTGGGCAATATTCATTTCCTTGAAATCCCGCGCTCTAGCCGCTAAATCTAAGGGCGTGCGGGGGAGTTGCAATTGCTGGTGTTGAAACCTAACTATATTGCGGTAAGAGCCATCAGGAGCTACTATATAAGCGGTTCCGTTGAAAAAATCCCAGGTATTTTCTGAGGGATTCCAAGTAGCTGATTCTGAAGAAACGATTTGATTGAGGCCGGGGGTGGAGCGATCGATAATTGTTAAACCTTTCATTCGCTGGCCGTCAAATTGTTCTGCATAAAAAAAGCGGGCCAGGATTTCGTCGCCGCCTTTTTCTGGTTTGCGAAATTCTGTGTAGATAATATTTCTATCTTGAAATATCGGTTTTTCTCGCTTCAGGGCTCTGTCTAAAGTCAGAGTAGCTCTGTAGCTGGCGGCGGGTACAACTAACTCTTGCAAAGCAAAGGTGAAGCCTGCAACAATTAAACTCATTATCACAGCAGGCAGTATCAATCGGTAAACGCTAACTCCGCAACTGCGGAGGGCGATGAGTTCGCTGTCGCTGGACATTCGGCTGTAGGCCATTAAGGTTGCTAGCAGCATTGACATGGGGAAAGCCAATACTACGAAGTAGGGAATTTGGAGGAGAAAAATTTCTATGGCGGCGCTGTAGGGGAGGCCGGATTCTGTGACTCTGCGGACTAATTCAAATAAGGCTCCAACTGTGACGGCGACGGATGTAAAGAGTCCGACGCCAAAGAGAAATGGCCCGATTAGTTCTTTGGTAATGTACCAGTCCATTACTGAAATTCTCGGCAGCCAGTTGATGGGATTCAAAGAATTGGATATTGCTATTTTCATAGTTGCGCGTTCTCGCCGATTGCTCCTCAATCTAAAATCTAAAATTCTGCTGTTTGCCGAATGCCTTCAAAAGACTAGCGCACGAAGCTGTCGCCCAAGTAATACTGACGCACTAAAGGATTGCTGTAGAGTTCTTCTTCAGCCCCGGAGGCTAAAATTTGGCCGTCTCGCATGATGTAGGCTCGATCGGTAATTTCGAGGGTTTCTCGGACGTTGTGATCTGTGATGAGGATGCCGATTTTGCGATCGCGCAGTTTGGAAATAATGGTTTGAATTTCGTCTACGGCGATCGGATCGACGCCTGCAAACGGTTCGTCTAAAAATAGGAACATCGGCCCGTCTCGTCCCGCGGCTAATGCTCTGGCCAGTTCAGTCCGCCGCCTTTCTCCCCCTGATATTTGAATTCCCAAACTGGATGCTATTTTTTCTAAGCGAAATTCTTGCAATAGGAAATCGACTCGATCGCGCCATTCCCAGCGCGGCACTTGAGTTTGTTCTAGGACTAACAAAATGTTGTCGCGCACGCTCATGTTTCGGAAAATGCTTGCTTCTTGAGCGAGATAGCCAATTCCCAAATGCGCTCGCTGGTGCATCGCCAATTTAGTGATGTCTAAATCATTTAGCCAAACGGTGCCTTGATTTGGTTTTTCTAATCCGGTTGCTATGTAAAATGTGGTGGTTTTGCCCGCACCGTTGGGGCCTAGCAGTCCTACGATTTCTCCTTGGGCTACCGAAAGGTTGACGCGACTGACTACATTGCGTTTTCCGTAGGATTTGTGAATATTTTCGAGTACAATTTTCATGTTCGCCGAGGCAACCTCTACAAGCTAAATTTCAGACTGCGGGTTTGTGCGATCGAGTCTCTAATTTAAATTTTACCTTTTCAAGTTTGTTAGGTTTATAAAGACGAAATTTCGCATCTATCCCAAGTAGTATGTTTTGGCTGAGGCGAAATTTCGCTGCTGCGAGCCACTGTTACCGGGGGGCTGTAGTTGGACGTGGGGAGCCAACTGCTTTTTGGGCTGCTGCATCTTGTTCCGGGGCAACCAGATAGACAGATTCTACCTGTCCTGGGTTGTCTGGCAGGGCAATAAACCGCCCTTCGTCAATGAGGTATGTTATGGTTTCGCCGCGCAGGCTGTTGCCCTGCTGCAATACGTAAACATCTCCGCTGAGAATGATCCGGCGCTCGCGGCTGAAATATTGTGCTTGAGCTGCGGTTGCTTGTATTTGGCGGGCTGGATAGTTGATTTGGACGTTGCCGCGGGCTGTCACGATGCCGGTTTTGGAGTCGGCTTCTTGAATGTCCGATCGCACACTGAGAGTGCGGGGCGGCGCGGCTTGCGGGTAGGTGGGAGAGGCAATCGCGCCTGCCAGGGTGAGGGGCAACAGCAGCGATAATCCTTTGAATATTCTGGAATTGAGTAGTTTAGCGGAGGGCATCATAAGCTTGGAGCCTCAAATTTTGTGAAATTGCTGAAGGGTATTATCTCCAGTTAGGTATTTTATCTTAACGGCCAGAAAGATTCCCGTGAGGTCGATCGATTGACCCGAGAGTCTCAACCAATTATCCTAGCAAGACAACAGCGAATTTAATTGATTATTTTGCTGAGTGGCTGCAACTGTCTTAACCGGGAACGGGCAAGAGGCTCGTTCCACAGCAAATTAATATACTTGGGCAGCCGGCAAGAAAGCCAGCCCTCCTCTGTGTAGAGGCCAAGTATACTGCACACCCTAATACAAACATTTATTTAACTTTTTGGTAGTTTGATAATTCGCGGCAATTGCAAGCCTGCAACTTCTGTACCTGCAAACAACTGTTGAAATTTAGCTACTTCTTCCGGGCCAGCTTGTTGCAAAGCGCTCAAAAGTTTAGCACTTTGTCCGAGCAAGTCTTCAACGGCAATTCCGGCATAACTTGGCTGATAATAACTGAGCCGATTTATTCCTTCTCCCAGCAAGATTACCGCACCGCGCCAGTTTTGATTTCCTAAGTGATAAAGCGCGACCGCAATTTGCAATATTCCCTGATAAAACCTTTTTTCCGGCTCGCCGGCTTCCATCCACAAAGCCTCTAAAGTATCGTGACAAGCGTAAAATTCTTGGCTGTTAAACTGTTCGATACATTGGCAAAACTCCAGCGAGATATCCTCTGTCATTCCATTGAAAATTGGGGATTTTCGATTGCGGATGTGTGTTTGAGTAGGCGGCGATCGATTTCTTTTAAATAGCTAAGTCTTAAAAATAGGAAAAATAACAACCTGTTTTCAAAACTGCTGCCATTTCACGACCGCCTACTTAACCGATTACATAGTGTCTCTGACAGCTTTAATCTGATCCATTCCAATTTCCTGAGTAGTTCCAGCGAAATCGTTATCTGGTGTCAGAAATAACATACAGTGACACTCTTTGCGCTCGCGCATGGGAATGCACGGACAGTTCCAGTAGGCGGCTTTTACTTCGGCTTCTTTATCTTCGTAATGGCGACAAGGGCATAAAGGAGCACCTAGTTCATCCTTGTGTTTTGCTAGTCCTTCTATGACGACAGCAGTGACAGAAGGCTCGGAACAAAAGTAAGTTCCGGTGCGCTTGGCGTAGGTTTCGGAGAAATTCTTCATCGCCTCCAAAGTTTTTTCGTTGGAGAGTTTAGATTTTTCTGTTGTGTTCATAGTTTAGGATCGGAGTTGAGGATGCTACGAGCTTTTGACAATTGTAGCGCAGAATAGGATTTTAAACACTTGTATATTTCTGTTTACTTACAAGGAGGAAAACCTTGACAAAGATTGAGTTTTAGGTTGTCGGTTTTTTACTGGTTTTTCTCTATCCCGGACGGTGCGCGAAACTGGCGGCCGACCGGGTTTTTGGA includes:
- the lptB gene encoding LPS export ABC transporter ATP-binding protein; translated protein: MKIVLENIHKSYGKRNVVSRVNLSVAQGEIVGLLGPNGAGKTTTFYIATGLEKPNQGTVWLNDLDITKLAMHQRAHLGIGYLAQEASIFRNMSVRDNILLVLEQTQVPRWEWRDRVDFLLQEFRLEKIASSLGIQISGGERRRTELARALAAGRDGPMFLFLDEPFAGVDPIAVDEIQTIISKLRDRKIGILITDHNVRETLEITDRAYIMRDGQILASGAEEELYSNPLVRQYYLGDSFVR
- a CDS encoding DUF309 domain-containing protein — translated: MTEDISLEFCQCIEQFNSQEFYACHDTLEALWMEAGEPEKRFYQGILQIAVALYHLGNQNWRGAVILLGEGINRLSYYQPSYAGIAVEDLLGQSAKLLSALQQAGPEEVAKFQQLFAGTEVAGLQLPRIIKLPKS
- a CDS encoding FHA domain-containing protein — protein: MITLTLLHPIQSVAVQSWCFESEPVVRIGRSNDNDVIIYSAVVSRHHVELWNHANGWEIINFGANGTYVDDRPIAQVSVVDGMTIRLGNSGPKIRIGVGATNQPGKIIKPPQRDLRQKDEVSKNRSTAWPGGVGIIEDDEHGGLTQIDLD
- a CDS encoding YjgP/YjgQ family permease, producing MKIAISNSLNPINWLPRISVMDWYITKELIGPFLFGVGLFTSVAVTVGALFELVRRVTESGLPYSAAIEIFLLQIPYFVVLAFPMSMLLATLMAYSRMSSDSELIALRSCGVSVYRLILPAVIMSLIVAGFTFALQELVVPAASYRATLTLDRALKREKPIFQDRNIIYTEFRKPEKGGDEILARFFYAEQFDGQRMKGLTIIDRSTPGLNQIVSSESATWNPSENTWDFFNGTAYIVAPDGSYRNIVRFQHQQLQLPRTPLDLAARARDFKEMNIAQALERLDIIKNSGDEPQIRKLKVRIQEKYAFPFVCMVFGLVGAALGTQPRRSGRGTSFGISVIVIFTYYVFSFITSSMGVKAVLTPILSAWLPIMFGLGIGGLLLVRAAAR
- a CDS encoding ferredoxin--nitrite reductase, which translates into the protein MNTTEKSKLSNEKTLEAMKNFSETYAKRTGTYFCSEPSVTAVVIEGLAKHKDELGAPLCPCRHYEDKEAEVKAAYWNCPCIPMRERKECHCMLFLTPDNDFAGTTQEIGMDQIKAVRDTM
- a CDS encoding FHA domain-containing protein, whose protein sequence is MIKLTLLHPLQSIPVRSWIFEDEQVVRIGRSTENHVVLFSAVVSRRHIELRRSGITWELINLGTNGTYLDGKPIAKVPIVDGLIVHLARSGPKIQINVGPNQSSVQLGQISVKPREAKEIHAPSGGVQISTIPVPDQKEVGTSREEEELTEADNNRHYSEEEY
- a CDS encoding DUF1997 domain-containing protein, producing MYIRFNASQSVEISVPEERVPIQHYLRQPRRLVNALVDQSRTEQLSDDCFRLKMRPLQFMMLSLQPTVDMRVWAQSDGTINLESVACEIRGVGYINDRFALNLKGQLCVHQSSGVAYLKGKADLEVQVELPPPFWLTPKPILEATGNALLKSVLMSVKQRLMHQLLSDYRRWASSESELKSLEIPPILSLEG
- a CDS encoding photosystem reaction center subunit H gives rise to the protein MSTSPQIVRRSELLNRRTIDRRTAEEVGRVDRVWLDAHSQRAIGFTCKSGLLGSKKTWFAWAQVDTVGENVFVTINPELPELHQPEQAVCPIGLEVLTDAGNQAGAVVDYLFDVRTGSVTHYLFKSSGWRGVLDDIYLLPVAAISTIGSKRAIVSEAAVSEPVQYAEGLHKKVGLVAEFLQEDFDRTLKNVAGVKRGAQSLAEKFQDKALEVRDVAQEKVAELKRQRQESVPPEPNPEPPESDLS
- a CDS encoding FHA domain-containing protein, coding for MIVCPNCNHQNPDGASQCEACYTPLPVTASCSNCGAAVQTDAAFCGQCGFNLRPGSIVPEVEVTVPSPSPVGPTVVSSPAPDLVPPAPLMAEPLVTLNKGLNLEKSPASIPTIPDPPPSPSVPVTTESVATPVNISPPVPGPQPAGVAKTQLQQQSARLLHVQTNTPMELPHSLSVVHIGKPNDLVPPDIDVSGFANSEIVSRVHANLRVEGDACYLEDVGSSNGTYVNNTPLPKGNRHRLRPGDRISLGKGDLVTFLFQIS
- a CDS encoding OstA family protein, coding for MMPSAKLLNSRIFKGLSLLLPLTLAGAIASPTYPQAAPPRTLSVRSDIQEADSKTGIVTARGNVQINYPARQIQATAAQAQYFSRERRIILSGDVYVLQQGNSLRGETITYLIDEGRFIALPDNPGQVESVYLVAPEQDAAAQKAVGSPRPTTAPR
- the pgl gene encoding 6-phosphogluconolactonase codes for the protein MKKVVEVLANREQLIDRSLEIVLSKISEAIAERGLCTIAAAGGSTPEPLYRAIAAQDLPWDKIHVFWGDERYVPPEHPDSNQKMARLAWLDRVNIPASNIHPMPTGAGDPAADAAAHQTELQQFFKVSEGEFPAFDIILLGIGDDAHTASLFPGTAALEVRDALVTVGNKDGQPRITFTVPLINRARCVMFMVAGASKQPALAQIFAPAADEMTYPARLVQPEGELWWLLDAAAGQAVK